A section of the Chryseobacterium scophthalmum genome encodes:
- a CDS encoding peptidase M61 has product MKKIAISLGILAVAFVQAQSIKTNIDLVNVKDDKIAVTMEFPKMKSNDVKFHFPKTVPGTYSVDDYGRFIEGIKFLDNKGKEIAFTKVNDNTYSLKNAKALSKITYLVNDSFDEENETDKHKAVFSPSGTDIEQGKVYLINTHGFVGYIDNMQDVPYQLVIQKPNDFYGTTALVDQDKSEATDTFTLANYAKLTDSPLMYSKPDYITFNAGGMDLVLGVYSPTGKYKAADFKENLEKMVVAQKKFLGDMNTNKKYAIMLYLAGTEGPQIKGFGALEHHESTSVVLHEMMPKEAIDESIVDVVSHEFFHTVNPLKTHSEEIHYFDYADPKMSQHLWMYEGGTEYFANLFQIQEGLISKDQFLQRIGDKIKNSKSYDDTMPFTVMSKNILQDQYKDQYRNVYEKGTLLTMCLDIELRKLSNGEMGYRDMIRKLSQRFGENKPFKDDKLIDELVTITGYPLVKDFYNKYIAGSQPTPYAEYLAQVGVEITKQETPPMFWFIKDPAQTGYDEKNNAFAFDDHSALSPFSKSIGMKITDQVFALDGKTINIQNAQEFIGYAQSIKEGQNVTVTVLRKNGDKMDKIDLKGKAVLDKITLETLKFKANPTPAEQKLQDQWLTGKK; this is encoded by the coding sequence ATGAAAAAAATAGCAATCAGTTTAGGAATTCTTGCGGTGGCTTTCGTTCAAGCGCAATCTATAAAAACAAACATCGACTTGGTGAATGTAAAGGACGATAAAATCGCCGTTACGATGGAATTTCCGAAAATGAAATCGAATGACGTGAAATTTCACTTTCCAAAAACAGTTCCCGGAACTTATTCTGTGGATGATTACGGAAGATTTATAGAAGGAATAAAATTTTTAGATAACAAAGGAAAAGAAATCGCTTTTACCAAAGTCAATGACAATACCTACTCTCTAAAAAACGCAAAAGCTTTAAGTAAAATTACGTATTTAGTAAACGACAGTTTCGATGAGGAAAACGAAACCGATAAACATAAAGCTGTTTTTTCACCTTCCGGAACAGATATCGAACAGGGAAAAGTTTATTTGATTAACACACACGGTTTTGTAGGTTATATCGACAATATGCAGGATGTTCCGTATCAATTGGTGATTCAGAAACCTAATGATTTTTACGGAACTACCGCTTTGGTAGATCAGGATAAATCTGAAGCAACAGATACTTTTACATTAGCAAATTATGCTAAACTGACCGATTCTCCTTTAATGTATTCAAAACCTGATTACATTACATTCAATGCAGGAGGAATGGATCTTGTTTTAGGCGTTTATTCTCCAACAGGAAAATACAAAGCAGCAGATTTTAAAGAAAATTTAGAAAAAATGGTCGTTGCTCAAAAGAAATTTTTGGGTGATATGAATACCAATAAGAAATATGCAATCATGCTTTATCTTGCAGGAACTGAAGGGCCGCAAATCAAAGGTTTCGGAGCTTTGGAACATCACGAATCTACAAGTGTTGTCCTTCACGAGATGATGCCTAAAGAAGCGATTGACGAATCTATTGTTGATGTAGTTTCTCATGAGTTTTTCCACACCGTAAATCCTTTGAAAACGCATTCTGAAGAAATTCATTATTTCGATTATGCAGATCCTAAAATGTCTCAGCATCTTTGGATGTATGAAGGCGGAACCGAATATTTTGCCAATTTATTCCAGATTCAGGAAGGTTTAATTAGCAAAGATCAGTTTTTACAAAGAATCGGTGACAAGATCAAAAATTCTAAAAGTTATGATGACACCATGCCTTTTACGGTGATGAGTAAAAATATTCTTCAGGATCAGTACAAAGATCAGTACAGAAATGTTTACGAAAAGGGAACGCTTTTGACGATGTGTCTTGATATTGAGCTGAGAAAACTCTCAAACGGAGAAATGGGTTATCGCGATATGATTAGAAAATTATCTCAAAGATTTGGTGAAAATAAACCTTTTAAAGATGATAAACTGATTGACGAATTGGTAACTATTACAGGATACCCTCTGGTAAAAGATTTTTATAATAAATATATTGCAGGAAGCCAACCGACTCCCTACGCAGAATATTTAGCTCAAGTGGGTGTTGAAATCACAAAACAGGAAACTCCACCAATGTTTTGGTTTATCAAAGATCCCGCACAAACCGGATATGATGAGAAGAACAATGCTTTTGCTTTTGATGATCATTCTGCATTGTCACCATTCTCAAAAAGCATCGGAATGAAAATTACCGATCAAGTTTTTGCTTTAGACGGAAAAACTATCAATATTCAAAATGCACAGGAATTTATTGGCTATGCACAATCGATCAAAGAGGGACAAAACGTTACCGTAACCGTTCTTCGTAAAAACGGCGATAAAATGGACAAAATTGATTTGAAAGGAAAAGCTGTTTTAGATAAAATAACGCTGGAAACGCTTAAATTTAAAGCCAATCCTACTCCTGCAGAACAGAAACTTCAAGATCAGTGGTTGACTGGAAAAAAGTAA
- a CDS encoding M1 family metallopeptidase, whose amino-acid sequence MKKISYSLLLVSGLAFGQFFEKGKTFTKQDTLKGSNTEFRNFWDVKKYELSVEADFQQKSIAGNNKISFEITKDISNPVFQIDLQQPMKVDVVQCSFPTSKPFKREGDFIFISSHKNFKKGEKYTINIGYSGNPTIAKRAPWDGGWIFTKDEKGNPWMSVADEGIGASVWLPTKDIWSDEPDNGIIMRIITPKDLVGVGNGRLISKKTEDNKNIFTWEVKNPINAYSIIPNIGKYVNFKDSYAGEKGKLDLDYWVIDYNLDKAKKQFQQVKPMLKAFEYWFGPYPFYEDSYKLVDSPHLGMEHQSNIAYGNGYQNGYLGRDLSGTGVGLNWDFIIIHESGHEWFANNITAKDQADMWIHEAFTNYSEVLFTENYMDKKSADMYAQGIQNNIENDVPIIGKYGVRNEGSGDMYAKGASMVHTMRQIINDDAKFRQILRGLNKDFYHQTVTTEQVEKYISKKAGFDFTSIFNQYLRTTDVPVLEYAQKGTELKYRFVKGVKKLNLPIRFGEYTISPSESWQTLKLKNSDPVEFSKNYYIKYKQI is encoded by the coding sequence ATGAAAAAAATATCTTACTCGCTTTTATTAGTTTCAGGTTTAGCTTTCGGTCAGTTTTTCGAAAAAGGTAAAACATTTACAAAACAGGACACTTTAAAAGGTTCTAATACCGAATTCAGAAATTTCTGGGATGTAAAAAAGTATGAACTTTCTGTAGAAGCAGATTTTCAGCAAAAAAGTATCGCAGGGAATAATAAAATAAGTTTTGAAATTACGAAAGATATTTCAAATCCTGTTTTTCAAATTGATCTGCAACAGCCAATGAAAGTTGATGTTGTACAATGTAGCTTCCCTACTTCTAAACCATTTAAAAGAGAAGGTGATTTTATTTTTATTTCCTCTCATAAAAACTTTAAAAAGGGAGAAAAATATACCATTAATATTGGCTATTCCGGAAACCCGACGATTGCAAAAAGAGCACCTTGGGACGGAGGCTGGATTTTCACAAAAGATGAAAAAGGAAATCCGTGGATGAGCGTTGCCGATGAAGGAATTGGTGCTTCAGTCTGGCTTCCTACAAAAGATATTTGGAGTGACGAACCTGATAACGGAATCATTATGAGAATTATTACTCCAAAAGATTTAGTTGGAGTTGGAAACGGAAGATTAATCAGCAAAAAGACAGAAGACAATAAAAATATCTTCACTTGGGAAGTTAAAAACCCGATCAATGCGTATTCTATCATTCCGAATATTGGAAAGTATGTGAATTTTAAAGATTCTTACGCCGGAGAAAAAGGAAAACTTGATCTTGATTATTGGGTAATCGACTATAATTTAGATAAAGCAAAAAAACAGTTTCAGCAGGTAAAACCAATGCTCAAAGCGTTTGAATATTGGTTTGGTCCTTATCCTTTTTATGAAGATTCTTACAAATTGGTAGATTCCCCTCATTTGGGAATGGAACATCAGAGCAATATCGCTTACGGAAATGGTTATCAAAACGGATATTTAGGCAGAGATCTTTCAGGAACCGGAGTGGGTTTAAACTGGGATTTCATCATTATTCACGAAAGCGGACACGAATGGTTTGCCAATAATATTACAGCAAAAGATCAAGCCGATATGTGGATTCATGAAGCTTTTACCAATTATTCTGAAGTTCTTTTCACCGAAAATTATATGGATAAAAAATCTGCGGATATGTATGCGCAGGGAATTCAGAATAATATTGAAAACGATGTTCCTATTATCGGAAAATACGGTGTACGAAATGAAGGAAGCGGAGATATGTATGCGAAAGGCGCAAGTATGGTTCATACAATGAGACAGATTATTAATGATGATGCAAAATTCAGACAGATTTTAAGAGGTTTAAATAAAGATTTTTATCATCAAACCGTTACAACCGAGCAAGTTGAAAAATATATTTCAAAGAAAGCAGGTTTCGATTTCACATCGATTTTTAACCAATATTTACGGACAACCGATGTTCCTGTTTTAGAATATGCTCAAAAAGGAACAGAATTGAAATACCGTTTTGTAAAAGGTGTAAAAAAACTAAACCTTCCGATAAGATTTGGTGAATATACCATTTCACCGAGTGAATCTTGGCAGACTTTGAAGCTTAAAAATTCAGATCCGGTAGAGTTTAGCAAGAATTATTATATTAAGTATAAACAAATTTAA
- the tatC gene encoding twin-arginine translocase subunit TatC, which produces MAEDKDMSFFGHIGELRGHLIRSILAIVIAAVVVGFNINWIMDHIFFGPTRNDFPTFKLVNEFSQWILGEDSITLPDEFPVRVQRLYQQFNVMMAVSIFGGVVAAFPYIVWELWRFISPALHPNERKNSLFIINSVWILFMTGVLCGYFLILPFAVNFGVIFKISDIIIPLYDLSDYTTLFLQVVLGMGVVFLFPVLIYFLTNIGILNPKFMKTYRRHAIVLIMVVAAIITPADVLSMIMAALPLLLLYEFSIVMCGYTYKKVQKRDAALKTVQKS; this is translated from the coding sequence ATGGCAGAAGATAAAGACATGTCCTTTTTCGGACATATTGGGGAATTAAGAGGGCATTTGATCCGCTCTATTCTTGCTATTGTTATAGCGGCAGTTGTTGTCGGTTTTAATATCAACTGGATCATGGATCACATCTTTTTTGGTCCTACCCGAAATGATTTTCCTACGTTTAAACTGGTAAATGAGTTTTCACAATGGATTTTGGGTGAAGACAGTATTACTTTACCTGATGAATTTCCGGTGCGAGTTCAGAGATTGTATCAGCAATTTAATGTGATGATGGCAGTTTCTATTTTTGGTGGAGTTGTTGCAGCTTTTCCTTATATCGTTTGGGAATTGTGGAGATTTATCAGTCCGGCTTTACATCCTAATGAAAGAAAAAATTCACTTTTCATTATTAATTCAGTTTGGATTTTATTTATGACCGGAGTTTTATGCGGATATTTCCTGATTTTACCTTTTGCGGTAAATTTCGGAGTTATTTTTAAAATTTCAGACATTATTATTCCGTTATATGATCTTAGTGATTACACTACTCTATTTTTACAGGTTGTTTTAGGAATGGGGGTTGTCTTTTTATTTCCGGTTTTAATTTATTTCTTGACCAATATCGGAATTCTGAATCCTAAGTTTATGAAAACCTACAGAAGACACGCTATTGTTTTAATTATGGTTGTTGCCGCAATTATTACTCCTGCCGATGTTTTGAGTATGATTATGGCTGCTTTGCCGCTTTTATTATTGTATGAATTCAGTATTGTAATGTGTGGTTACACTTATAAAAAAGTACAAAAACGTGATGCCGCTTTAAAAACGGTTCAAAAATCTTAA
- a CDS encoding KpsF/GutQ family sugar-phosphate isomerase has protein sequence MERDNIISIAKSTLTIEISELEKLKERIGDEFVKAVELIHSATGKLIVVGIGKSAHVGNKIVATLNSTGTPSQFLHASEAIHGDLGVIQKQDVVLCISNSGNSPEITNLVSYLKDYSSALIGMTGNRKSKLAEFSDVILDTHVDLEACPNKLAPTSSTTNQMALGDALAICLMEMNDFKENDFAKFHPGGSLGKNLTARVEQFLSSQKPQVSEDSSIRDVIISISASSHGITVVTNNDKIIGVVTDGDLRRMLLKGDDISKVLAKDIMSADPKTIEKDVLAKEAMKILKDNNIGQLIVTENGQYFGIIDLHTLLDEGIN, from the coding sequence ATGGAAAGAGACAATATTATCTCAATAGCAAAAAGCACATTGACCATAGAAATTTCCGAACTGGAAAAATTAAAAGAAAGAATTGGAGACGAATTTGTAAAAGCAGTAGAACTGATTCATTCTGCTACCGGAAAACTTATCGTAGTTGGTATCGGAAAATCGGCTCATGTAGGCAATAAAATTGTTGCAACGCTAAATTCTACAGGAACTCCTTCTCAGTTTTTACATGCTTCTGAAGCAATTCACGGAGATTTAGGAGTTATTCAAAAGCAGGATGTGGTTTTATGTATTTCCAATTCTGGAAATTCACCTGAAATTACCAATCTTGTTTCTTATTTAAAAGATTATTCTTCTGCATTAATAGGAATGACAGGAAACAGAAAAAGCAAACTTGCAGAATTTTCTGATGTTATTTTAGATACTCATGTAGATTTGGAAGCATGCCCGAATAAACTGGCTCCAACAAGTTCTACAACCAATCAAATGGCTTTAGGTGATGCTTTGGCTATATGTCTTATGGAAATGAATGACTTTAAAGAAAATGATTTCGCAAAATTTCATCCGGGTGGAAGTTTAGGTAAAAACTTAACGGCGAGAGTTGAACAGTTTCTTTCTTCACAAAAACCTCAGGTTTCAGAAGACTCTTCGATCAGGGATGTTATTATTTCTATCAGTGCATCAAGTCATGGAATCACTGTAGTAACAAATAACGATAAAATTATCGGAGTTGTTACCGACGGAGATTTGCGACGAATGTTATTGAAAGGAGATGATATTTCTAAAGTTTTGGCGAAAGATATTATGTCTGCAGATCCTAAAACGATCGAGAAAGATGTTTTGGCAAAAGAAGCCATGAAAATATTGAAAGACAACAACATAGGACAATTAATTGTAACAGAAAACGGACAATATTTTGGAATTATTGATCTGCATACACTATTAGACGAAGGGATTAATTAA
- the recQ gene encoding DNA helicase RecQ, protein MSAKKANLSGELKKYFGFSTFKGQQEEIINNLLNGKDIFVLMPTGGGKSLCYQLPALISEGTAIVVSPLIALMKNQVDAVNGLSSETGVAHVLNSSLNKTQTKQVFDDIKSGKTKLLYVAPESLIKEDYLEFLKDVKISFVAIDEAHCISEWGHDFRPEYRNLKQIIDKIADVPVIALTATATPKVQDDIQKTLGMSNALVFKESFNRANLFYEVTPKVNIDKEIVKFINKNKGKSGIVYCLSRRKVEEFAQLLQVNGINALPYHAGLDQKVRVANQDKFLMEEADVIVATIAFGMGIDKPDVRFVIHYDFPKSLESYYQETGRAGRDGGEGYCLAFYDPKDIEKLEKFLAQKPVSEREIGLQLLNEVVGYAETSMSRRQYILYYFGETFDPINGDGAKMCDNASNPPKLKDATADLKKTLELINETKEKFKSKDLISVIVGKETAVTKSYKLEQSSFFGFGKSEKDNYWKTILRQATVQNFLQKDIETYGVLKIAEKGQKVLSGDFKEPFLIAEDREFDLSQTKAESDQVQMQSSGGLDQNLFVLLKELRKKVAKKHGIPPYTVFMDPSLEDMTVQYPISVEEIAKIYGVGEGKAKKYGKEFADFIAKYVEDHNIERTQDMVLKQVANKSSHKVFIIQSTDKKIDLEDIARAKNLSMNDLLKEMERIVYQGTKLNIDYYIEDNFDEDVVDDFMEFMNESESDSMKVLLDEFGDELSDEEVRMLRIKFISDVAN, encoded by the coding sequence ATGAGCGCAAAAAAAGCCAATTTATCAGGCGAATTAAAAAAATACTTCGGATTTTCTACCTTTAAAGGACAGCAGGAAGAGATCATTAATAATCTCTTAAATGGAAAAGATATTTTTGTTCTTATGCCTACAGGAGGCGGTAAATCACTGTGTTATCAACTTCCGGCTCTTATTTCTGAGGGAACGGCAATTGTTGTATCACCGCTTATTGCTCTTATGAAAAATCAGGTAGATGCAGTAAACGGTCTTTCTTCTGAAACGGGTGTAGCCCATGTTCTTAATTCTTCTCTTAACAAAACTCAGACCAAACAGGTCTTTGATGATATAAAAAGTGGTAAAACAAAACTACTTTATGTAGCTCCGGAATCTTTAATTAAAGAAGATTATCTGGAATTTTTGAAAGATGTTAAAATATCTTTCGTTGCAATTGATGAAGCACACTGTATTTCAGAATGGGGGCATGATTTCCGACCGGAATACAGAAATTTAAAACAAATCATCGATAAAATTGCAGATGTTCCTGTCATCGCTTTAACAGCAACTGCGACCCCGAAAGTACAGGATGATATCCAGAAAACTTTAGGAATGAGCAATGCTTTGGTGTTTAAAGAAAGTTTTAACAGAGCCAATTTGTTTTACGAGGTAACTCCAAAAGTTAATATTGATAAAGAAATTGTAAAATTTATCAATAAAAATAAAGGAAAATCCGGAATTGTTTATTGTTTGAGCCGAAGAAAAGTGGAAGAATTTGCCCAGCTTCTTCAGGTAAATGGAATCAATGCGCTTCCTTATCATGCTGGTCTTGACCAAAAAGTGAGAGTTGCCAATCAGGATAAGTTTCTGATGGAAGAAGCAGATGTAATTGTGGCAACGATTGCATTCGGAATGGGAATCGATAAACCAGATGTACGTTTTGTGATTCATTACGATTTTCCAAAATCTCTGGAAAGTTATTATCAGGAAACCGGTCGTGCGGGTCGTGATGGAGGAGAAGGTTATTGCCTTGCTTTCTACGATCCTAAAGATATTGAAAAACTGGAGAAATTCCTGGCTCAAAAACCTGTTTCTGAAAGAGAAATCGGCTTACAGCTTTTAAATGAAGTAGTAGGTTACGCTGAAACTTCGATGAGCCGAAGACAATATATATTGTATTATTTTGGTGAAACTTTTGATCCTATAAATGGTGACGGAGCTAAAATGTGTGACAATGCATCAAATCCGCCAAAGCTGAAAGATGCTACGGCTGATCTAAAGAAAACCTTAGAATTAATCAACGAAACGAAAGAGAAATTTAAATCTAAAGATTTGATTTCTGTAATTGTTGGAAAAGAAACAGCAGTTACAAAGTCGTATAAATTAGAGCAAAGTTCATTCTTTGGTTTTGGAAAATCTGAAAAAGATAATTACTGGAAAACAATTCTAAGACAGGCAACTGTACAGAATTTTTTACAGAAAGATATTGAAACATATGGTGTTTTAAAAATTGCCGAAAAAGGGCAAAAAGTCTTATCTGGTGATTTTAAAGAACCATTTTTGATTGCGGAAGATCGTGAATTTGATCTTTCACAGACAAAAGCCGAAAGCGATCAGGTGCAAATGCAGTCAAGTGGAGGTTTAGACCAAAACCTATTTGTTCTTTTAAAAGAACTTAGAAAAAAAGTAGCCAAAAAACACGGGATTCCACCTTACACGGTTTTCATGGATCCTAGTTTGGAAGATATGACCGTTCAGTATCCTATTTCTGTTGAAGAAATTGCCAAAATCTACGGAGTCGGAGAAGGAAAAGCTAAAAAGTACGGAAAAGAATTTGCAGATTTTATAGCAAAATATGTTGAAGACCACAACATAGAACGTACTCAGGATATGGTTTTGAAGCAGGTTGCGAATAAATCTAGCCATAAAGTTTTTATCATTCAGAGTACCGATAAAAAAATTGACCTTGAAGATATTGCAAGAGCCAAAAATCTTTCGATGAACGATCTTTTGAAAGAGATGGAGCGTATTGTTTATCAGGGTACAAAACTGAATATCGATTACTATATCGAAGACAATTTTGATGAAGATGTAGTAGATGATTTTATGGAATTTATGAACGAATCTGAAAGCGACAGTATGAAAGTTTTGCTTGATGAATTCGGAGATGAGCTTTCTGATGAAGAAGTAAGAATGCTGAGAATAAAATTTATCAGCGATGTAGCCAATTAA
- a CDS encoding glycosyltransferase: MNKKISVMFILPDLETGGAERIVTTIANHLSRDRFEPMILLLRKQGGYLNFLKKDVEIIDIDTERIRHSLKPILSQIYRRKPDIVFSGFGEVNAYLSVFIKLFPKIKFIARETNVVSEHVTRKEIKFFYHFYNNYQQIIAQSDDMMNDLVNNFNIKRNKITKINNPVDFEFINEKLLISTKPESFKYNYKNVVAIGNLSARKGFDNLLKVFSRLKNENIILHILGDGRDREILHQMKDFLGLKKVIFHGRQENPYQFLKFADLFILSSRYEGFPNVLLEAGACGTYSLANNCRGGINEIIQHNTNGEIADIENHEDFSQKIMQILHQSFDQDAIKNSIKSRFSKEIILDRYEKILLDLIKK; encoded by the coding sequence ATGAATAAGAAAATTTCTGTCATGTTTATTCTGCCGGATCTTGAAACCGGAGGTGCAGAAAGAATCGTTACCACCATTGCAAATCATCTTTCCAGAGATCGTTTTGAGCCTATGATTTTGCTTTTACGGAAACAAGGTGGTTACTTAAATTTTCTAAAAAAAGATGTAGAAATTATTGACATCGATACTGAAAGAATCAGACATTCTTTAAAGCCTATTCTTTCACAAATTTACCGCAGAAAACCCGATATTGTTTTTTCGGGATTTGGAGAAGTAAATGCATATTTGTCTGTATTTATCAAGCTTTTTCCGAAAATTAAATTTATTGCAAGAGAAACCAATGTTGTTTCGGAGCATGTTACACGAAAAGAAATAAAATTTTTCTATCATTTTTACAACAATTATCAGCAGATTATTGCGCAAAGCGACGATATGATGAATGATTTGGTGAATAATTTCAATATTAAAAGAAATAAAATCACCAAAATCAATAATCCTGTAGATTTTGAGTTTATTAATGAAAAGCTTCTGATTTCTACAAAACCCGAAAGCTTTAAATACAATTATAAAAATGTAGTTGCCATCGGCAATTTGTCTGCGCGAAAAGGATTTGATAATCTGTTAAAAGTTTTTTCAAGACTTAAAAATGAGAATATTATTCTCCATATTTTAGGAGATGGCAGAGATCGGGAGATTCTTCATCAGATGAAGGATTTTTTAGGTTTAAAAAAAGTTATTTTTCATGGAAGACAGGAAAATCCGTATCAGTTTCTGAAGTTTGCCGATTTGTTTATTCTTTCTTCACGTTATGAAGGCTTTCCGAATGTTTTGTTGGAAGCCGGAGCTTGCGGAACTTATTCTTTGGCAAATAATTGCAGAGGCGGAATCAATGAAATTATTCAACATAACACCAACGGCGAAATTGCAGACATTGAAAATCACGAAGATTTTTCACAAAAAATTATGCAGATTTTACATCAGTCATTTGATCAGGATGCAATAAAAAATTCTATAAAATCTAGATTTTCCAAAGAAATTATTTTAGATAGATATGAAAAAATCTTATTGGATCTAATAAAAAAATAA
- the lpdA gene encoding dihydrolipoyl dehydrogenase yields MSQFDVTVIGSGPGGYVAAIRAAQLGFKVAIIEKYSTLGGTCLNVGCIPSKALLDSSEHFENAKHNFENHGIIINEPKADIARMIARKNEVVEQTTKGINFLMDKNKITVFEGLGSFESATQIKVTKNDGSSETIDSKYTIIATGSKPSSLPFITLDKERVITSTEALNLKEIPKHLVVIGGGVIGLELGSVYLRLGAQVTVVEFMDKIIPTMDGALSKELTKVLKKQGMKFMLSTAVSAVERNGDSVKITAKDKKGEEVTVEGDYCLVSVGRRPFTDGLALEKAGVELDERGRIKTNDHLQTNVANIYAIGDVIKGAMLAHKAEEEGVFVAETLAGQKPHINYNLIPGVVYTWPEVAGVGKTEEQLKEEGVAYKIGTFPMRALGRSRASGDIDGLVKIIADEKTDEVLGFHMIGARAADLVAEGVIAMEFRASAEDIARSSHAHPTYAEAVKEAALDATGKRALHM; encoded by the coding sequence ATGAGTCAATTTGATGTTACCGTAATCGGTTCCGGTCCTGGAGGTTATGTAGCTGCAATTCGAGCTGCACAATTAGGTTTCAAAGTAGCAATTATCGAAAAATATTCAACGTTGGGTGGAACTTGCCTTAATGTTGGATGTATTCCTTCAAAAGCGCTTTTAGACAGCTCTGAGCATTTCGAAAACGCAAAGCACAATTTCGAAAACCACGGAATTATCATTAATGAGCCAAAAGCTGATATCGCAAGAATGATTGCGAGAAAAAACGAAGTGGTAGAGCAAACTACAAAAGGAATCAACTTCTTGATGGACAAAAACAAAATCACTGTTTTTGAAGGTCTTGGAAGCTTTGAATCTGCTACTCAAATTAAAGTAACTAAAAACGACGGTTCTTCTGAAACGATCGATTCTAAATATACAATCATTGCAACAGGTTCTAAACCTTCATCTTTACCTTTCATTACTTTAGATAAAGAAAGAGTGATTACTTCTACGGAAGCTTTAAATTTAAAAGAAATTCCTAAGCATTTAGTAGTAATCGGTGGTGGTGTAATCGGTCTTGAATTGGGTTCTGTTTACCTAAGATTAGGAGCTCAGGTTACTGTTGTTGAGTTTATGGACAAAATCATTCCTACAATGGATGGCGCTTTAAGCAAAGAATTGACTAAAGTTCTTAAAAAACAAGGAATGAAGTTTATGCTTTCTACAGCAGTTTCTGCGGTTGAAAGAAACGGAGATTCTGTAAAGATTACTGCAAAAGATAAAAAAGGAGAAGAAGTTACTGTTGAAGGAGATTACTGTTTAGTTTCTGTAGGAAGAAGACCTTTCACAGACGGACTTGCTCTTGAAAAAGCTGGTGTTGAGCTTGACGAAAGAGGAAGAATTAAAACCAACGACCATTTACAGACTAATGTTGCAAACATTTATGCAATCGGAGATGTAATTAAAGGAGCGATGTTGGCTCACAAAGCTGAAGAAGAAGGAGTTTTTGTTGCTGAAACTTTGGCTGGACAAAAACCTCACATCAATTATAACTTAATTCCTGGAGTAGTTTATACTTGGCCGGAAGTTGCCGGAGTTGGTAAAACTGAAGAGCAATTAAAAGAGGAAGGTGTAGCTTACAAGATTGGTACTTTCCCAATGAGAGCTTTAGGAAGAAGCCGTGCAAGCGGTGATATCGACGGTTTGGTGAAAATTATCGCTGACGAAAAAACGGATGAGGTTCTTGGTTTCCACATGATTGGTGCAAGAGCTGCAGATTTGGTTGCTGAAGGAGTAATTGCAATGGAATTTCGTGCAAGTGCAGAAGACATCGCAAGAAGTTCTCACGCTCACCCTACTTACGCTGAAGCGGTGAAAGAAGCTGCTTTGGATGCTACAGGAAAAAGAGCTCTTCACATGTAA